In one window of Paraflavitalea soli DNA:
- a CDS encoding helix-turn-helix domain-containing protein yields MYNLYAKIAGNPNYYRQLNCRDSLITMINCQYSTKYENFWSDSNYIVYIMDGRRVWHTSHGSYELQKGSCVFVRKGACIVEHFTDSTFCVVVFFVPDEFICEVLKSKSSPIYRSGASYDPVMAIDNNEAVHAFFHSMLSHFDANRTPDASLLELKFRELILTIADNPENSELLAYFCALLQEPQSVSLQRVMEDNYCFNLGLEEFARLSARSLSAFKRDFQRLFNTSPGKWLIEKRLDHALHLLTNMDKSVSDTAFESGFESPSHFSRAFRQRFGSSPLAIKQQVLV; encoded by the coding sequence TTGTACAACTTATATGCAAAAATAGCGGGCAACCCCAATTACTACCGGCAGTTGAACTGCAGGGATTCGCTTATCACCATGATCAACTGCCAGTATTCAACCAAATATGAAAATTTCTGGAGTGATAGCAATTACATCGTTTATATCATGGATGGCAGGCGGGTATGGCATACCTCCCATGGTTCTTATGAGTTGCAAAAGGGCAGTTGTGTTTTTGTAAGGAAGGGGGCATGTATTGTAGAGCATTTTACAGATTCCACGTTCTGTGTGGTAGTGTTTTTTGTGCCCGACGAATTCATCTGCGAAGTATTGAAAAGCAAATCTTCGCCCATTTACAGATCCGGAGCTTCCTACGATCCGGTGATGGCCATTGACAACAATGAAGCGGTACATGCTTTCTTTCATTCTATGTTGTCTCATTTCGATGCCAACCGCACACCGGACGCCTCCTTGCTGGAACTCAAATTCAGGGAACTGATCCTCACCATCGCCGACAACCCGGAGAACAGTGAATTGCTGGCTTATTTTTGCGCCCTGCTGCAGGAGCCACAAAGTGTATCGCTGCAACGGGTGATGGAAGACAATTACTGCTTTAACCTGGGGCTGGAAGAGTTTGCCCGGTTAAGTGCCAGGAGTTTATCCGCGTTTAAAAGAGATTTCCAAAGGTTATTTAATACCTCTCCCGGCAAATGGCTCATCGAAAAAAGGTTGGACCATGCATTGCACTTGCTCACCAATATGGATAAGTCGGTGTCTGATACCGCTTTCGAAAGTGGCTTCGAAAGCCCTTCCCATTTCAGCCGGGCTTTTCGCCAGCGATTCGGTAGTTCTCCGCTTGCTATCAAGCAACAAGTTTTAGTTTGA
- a CDS encoding vanadium-dependent haloperoxidase, whose product MNATSFRMYRLAMACTLTVLLTSLVLSSCKKWDDHHPGQPDSPSAYPADVADKWMLMQLRLMRNATGIPNQGFSRHYAYTGIAAREAIAPGMPEYGAWNKNWNGLTGLPAAGHSKKYYWPASVNAALAGMNKAMFPNASATDKAAVDSLENALRETFKVDAAKLALSVQFGKDVATAVYNWAETDGYKNANNPYTPPVGDGLWKPTPPAFAAPATPYWGNNRPVVKGSLANSTPTPPPAYSTDPASPFYKMVKQVYDASQDLTADETAMAIFWRDIPGVSSPGHWLSILQQTVRQKKSSLAKAVVAYALTGAATNDALIACFQLKYQYNLVRPITYIRETMGYTTWNSTLATPAHPEYPSAHSTLSAGAAHIFEQLFGNILSFTDHTYDYLGFAPRTYTSYTAIANEAGVSRLYGGIHYPSSIDAGLQQGKKIGENIYNQVLPSKFTTD is encoded by the coding sequence ATGAATGCAACATCTTTCAGGATGTACAGACTTGCCATGGCCTGTACGTTAACCGTGCTCCTCACTTCTCTTGTGTTGAGTAGTTGTAAAAAATGGGACGATCATCATCCCGGCCAACCAGATTCACCCAGCGCTTATCCTGCTGACGTCGCTGACAAATGGATGCTTATGCAGTTAAGATTGATGAGGAATGCGACCGGTATTCCCAACCAAGGGTTTTCCAGGCATTATGCTTATACAGGCATTGCTGCGCGGGAAGCGATTGCGCCGGGTATGCCCGAGTATGGCGCCTGGAATAAAAATTGGAATGGCCTGACTGGCTTGCCGGCAGCTGGTCATTCAAAGAAGTATTACTGGCCGGCCAGCGTCAATGCGGCTTTGGCGGGTATGAACAAAGCTATGTTTCCCAATGCCAGCGCCACTGATAAAGCGGCTGTCGACTCCCTGGAAAATGCGCTCAGGGAAACCTTTAAGGTTGACGCAGCAAAGCTGGCCCTCTCTGTTCAATTTGGAAAAGACGTGGCCACTGCGGTGTACAACTGGGCAGAAACGGATGGCTATAAAAATGCCAACAATCCGTATACACCTCCCGTTGGTGATGGGTTGTGGAAACCTACGCCGCCGGCCTTTGCTGCGCCCGCTACCCCTTATTGGGGCAATAACCGGCCGGTTGTAAAAGGAAGCCTTGCCAACTCAACACCAACTCCTCCGCCTGCTTATTCAACCGATCCTGCCTCTCCATTTTATAAAATGGTAAAACAAGTATACGACGCATCACAAGACCTGACGGCCGATGAAACAGCCATGGCTATTTTCTGGAGAGATATACCGGGCGTATCATCACCCGGGCATTGGCTTAGCATATTGCAACAAACCGTCCGCCAGAAGAAGTCCTCCCTGGCCAAAGCAGTAGTAGCTTATGCACTCACTGGCGCAGCCACCAATGATGCATTGATCGCCTGCTTCCAGTTGAAATACCAGTACAACCTGGTAAGGCCCATTACTTATATCAGGGAAACGATGGGATATACAACCTGGAATTCGACATTGGCCACGCCTGCCCATCCGGAATATCCCTCTGCACATTCCACGCTTTCTGCCGGGGCTGCCCATATTTTCGAGCAGCTCTTTGGCAATATCCTTTCCTTTACCGATCACACGTATGATTATTTGGGATTTGCGCCGCGCACCTATACTTCCTATACCGCCATTGCCAATGAAGCGGGCGTATCAAGGCTGTATGGGGGCATACACTATCCCTCATCTATCGACGCAGGTTTGCAGCAGGGAAAGAAAATAGGTGAGAACATATACAATCAGGTGTTGCCGTCGAAATTTACTACGGATTAA
- a CDS encoding glycerate kinase type-2 family protein, with the protein MQREKAVQIFQSAIESVQPAHLMQEHLVYHQGVLTICGQSIPREAFRQVYVIGAGKAAAAMATETEKILGDLISDGLITTKYGHALPTQKIKIREAAHPVPDEKCVAAVAETLQLLEKVTDQDIVICLISGGASALWCDIPPGATLSEVQTTFDLLIRSGAAIHEINTVRKHLSGIKGGQLIRHCRDAKVFSLIISDVPGDDLAVIASGPTVADTSTFQDAHAILAKYNLLKRLPQSVQKHMEQGRNGLIPDTPKSGDPLFQHTSNTVIGSNRVAVDAAAKKAKALGYQTHIISSLITGDAGKEATKLVNTAIQYKGEKPACIIQGGETTVQVTGGGKGGRNQHFALTALYELSKCDKSTAGNITILSGGTDGTDGPTDATGAVVDEETVHQAAQKNLDITTYLNNHNAYPFLELTGSLVITGPTQTNVMDIMIALIQ; encoded by the coding sequence ATGCAGAGAGAAAAGGCAGTTCAGATATTTCAATCAGCGATCGAATCCGTGCAACCCGCCCACCTGATGCAGGAGCACCTGGTGTATCATCAGGGCGTGCTCACCATTTGTGGCCAGTCCATCCCCCGTGAAGCATTCCGGCAGGTTTATGTCATTGGCGCGGGCAAAGCAGCTGCCGCTATGGCTACTGAGACCGAGAAGATATTGGGCGATCTCATCAGCGATGGTCTCATCACTACCAAATACGGCCATGCCCTTCCCACTCAAAAAATAAAGATCAGGGAGGCCGCCCATCCCGTACCCGATGAAAAATGTGTAGCAGCCGTTGCTGAAACCTTACAACTACTGGAAAAGGTAACTGACCAGGATATTGTGATCTGCCTCATCAGCGGTGGCGCATCAGCCCTGTGGTGCGATATACCGCCCGGCGCCACCCTGTCCGAAGTACAAACAACTTTTGATCTGTTGATACGGTCCGGCGCTGCCATCCACGAGATCAATACCGTTCGCAAACACCTGTCGGGCATTAAAGGCGGACAGCTGATCCGGCATTGCCGGGACGCCAAAGTATTTTCTTTGATCATCAGCGATGTTCCGGGCGACGATCTGGCGGTTATTGCCAGTGGTCCTACCGTAGCAGATACTTCTACTTTTCAAGACGCCCATGCCATTCTTGCCAAATACAATTTATTAAAAAGATTACCTCAAAGCGTGCAGAAGCATATGGAGCAGGGAAGAAATGGGTTGATCCCTGATACACCCAAATCCGGCGATCCTCTTTTTCAACATACTAGCAATACCGTGATCGGGAGTAATCGTGTAGCTGTAGATGCAGCAGCCAAAAAAGCAAAAGCGCTGGGATACCAAACTCATATTATCTCTTCCTTAATAACCGGCGATGCTGGAAAGGAAGCAACAAAACTGGTGAATACTGCCATTCAATACAAAGGCGAAAAGCCCGCCTGTATCATACAGGGAGGCGAAACCACCGTGCAGGTAACCGGCGGTGGGAAAGGAGGAAGGAACCAGCATTTTGCATTGACAGCACTGTATGAATTGAGTAAATGTGATAAAAGCACCGCGGGCAATATTACCATTCTCAGCGGCGGTACCGATGGTACAGACGGCCCCACCGATGCTACCGGTGCTGTGGTAGATGAGGAAACAGTACACCAGGCTGCACAAAAGAACCTGGATATAACAACCTATCTAAATAACCATAATGCATATCCTTTCCTGGAACTTACCGGCAGCCTCGTGATAACAGGCCCTACACAAACCAATGTAATGGATATCATGATAGCCCTCATACAATAA
- a CDS encoding GntP family permease has protein sequence MTNTYYLLLLLIASIAFIIWLTAYKKVNAFFALLIAALGVGMLSGLPFENIPGILKTGFGHTMEKIGLLIIFGTTLGVILEKTGATISMASAILRIVKEKNAPAAVALTGFIVGLPIFCDSGFIILSGLNHSLVKKTHFRMPVMAAVLATSLYAVHCLVPPHPGITAAVGTAGGNLGMVMLWGIGLAIPAALVGYLWSVWRGRKITHEYIEPETSEEMPKHLPPAARSFMPVILPIALIAAKSVLLLFATKEAIAQQTMLHIVSFIGEPVIALAIGILISLTLIRKEDKKEWSHWLTGGVEKAGMILAIIAAGGMFGEMLQATGMGKNLGDLLSGLSLGIFFPFLIAAILKTAQGSSTVAVITAASLVTPLLASLGLQSPTGLTLTILSMGAGSMMVSHANDAYFWVISRFSNLETAATLKVYSVATLLMGLTVQLLIWVLFIAFG, from the coding sequence ATGACAAACACTTATTACCTGTTATTACTTCTTATTGCCAGCATCGCTTTTATCATATGGCTCACCGCCTATAAAAAGGTCAATGCATTTTTTGCTTTATTGATCGCTGCCTTGGGTGTTGGGATGCTCAGTGGCCTGCCCTTTGAAAATATACCGGGTATCCTCAAAACCGGTTTTGGCCACACCATGGAAAAGATCGGGCTGCTCATTATATTCGGTACCACCCTGGGCGTCATACTGGAAAAGACCGGCGCTACCATCAGCATGGCCAGTGCTATCCTGCGCATCGTGAAAGAGAAAAATGCACCGGCTGCCGTAGCCCTCACCGGCTTTATTGTTGGCCTGCCCATCTTTTGCGATAGCGGCTTCATCATCCTGAGCGGATTGAATCACTCTCTCGTCAAGAAAACACATTTTCGTATGCCCGTCATGGCCGCTGTGTTAGCCACTTCTTTGTATGCAGTACATTGCCTGGTGCCACCCCATCCCGGCATCACAGCAGCAGTGGGTACTGCCGGCGGCAACCTGGGCATGGTGATGCTCTGGGGTATTGGCCTGGCCATACCGGCCGCCCTGGTAGGTTACTTATGGAGCGTGTGGCGTGGAAGGAAAATCACCCATGAATACATCGAACCGGAGACCAGTGAGGAAATGCCCAAACACCTGCCGCCCGCAGCGCGTTCCTTTATGCCCGTTATATTGCCCATAGCCCTGATCGCTGCCAAATCCGTCCTGCTCCTCTTTGCTACCAAAGAAGCCATCGCACAGCAAACCATGTTGCACATCGTGTCGTTCATCGGAGAACCTGTGATAGCCCTGGCCATTGGGATATTGATCTCCCTTACCCTCATCAGGAAAGAAGATAAAAAAGAATGGTCCCATTGGCTTACAGGTGGTGTAGAGAAAGCCGGGATGATATTGGCCATCATTGCCGCCGGCGGTATGTTTGGTGAAATGCTCCAGGCTACCGGCATGGGTAAAAACCTGGGTGACCTGCTCAGTGGCTTGTCATTGGGCATATTCTTTCCGTTCCTGATCGCCGCTATCCTGAAGACCGCGCAAGGTTCTTCTACCGTGGCCGTCATTACGGCTGCATCACTGGTCACTCCTTTGCTGGCAAGCCTGGGATTACAATCTCCCACAGGCTTAACCCTTACCATCCTGAGCATGGGCGCCGGCAGTATGATGGTAAGTCATGCCAATGACGCTTACTTCTGGGTCATCAGCCGCTTTTCCAATCTCGAAACAGCAGCTACCCTCAAAGTATACAGCGTAGCAACCCTGCTGATGGGACTAACGGTACAACTGCTTATTTGGGTACTTTTTATCGCATTTGGATAA
- a CDS encoding outer membrane beta-barrel protein translates to MNHRKCLLAIVLVMITLTCAKAQDRPGSKFYLKASGGYFFSVSNGQFPNVGPYPPQDENIAINPVSGATTTLRQKVLTGSYGEGVRGGLSVGYMINKYFSVEATFCYFHSAKNLMTRAITTIQGTNTVVGSIESHGYVNAIDFAPSIVLSPGYEKWNPYIRFGVVTPLWGRLYIETDAAKTSPVPGQPAIIVAQTTIHRKEEIKPYPTIGFQGAFGVTYTLKKQFDLFLETEYRNIPVKSKSKEITTYDEVTKIVNSTTGQEVAPQQKRGLDDLSVAERNTDYVTTLDQNSNTPTGTTGTVTNYKDNNKPANDLKSFINIGGLGLNLGVRFRFK, encoded by the coding sequence ATGAACCACCGCAAATGTTTGCTGGCCATTGTCCTTGTCATGATAACCTTAACCTGTGCAAAAGCCCAGGACCGCCCGGGAAGTAAGTTCTACCTGAAAGCATCCGGCGGTTATTTCTTCAGCGTATCCAATGGCCAGTTTCCCAACGTAGGCCCCTATCCTCCACAAGACGAAAACATAGCCATCAATCCCGTTAGCGGTGCTACCACTACTTTACGACAAAAAGTATTGACCGGTTCCTATGGAGAAGGTGTAAGAGGTGGTTTGTCTGTAGGGTATATGATCAACAAATACTTTTCGGTAGAAGCTACTTTCTGTTATTTCCACAGTGCGAAAAACCTCATGACACGCGCCATCACCACCATCCAGGGTACCAATACCGTCGTAGGCAGTATTGAATCGCATGGATACGTGAATGCAATTGACTTTGCACCCAGTATTGTTTTAAGTCCCGGCTATGAAAAATGGAATCCCTATATACGTTTTGGTGTGGTAACACCCCTGTGGGGCCGGTTGTACATCGAGACCGATGCCGCCAAAACAAGCCCTGTACCCGGACAGCCTGCAATTATTGTAGCGCAGACCACTATTCACCGAAAGGAAGAAATAAAACCCTATCCCACCATTGGCTTCCAGGGAGCCTTTGGCGTTACCTATACCCTGAAGAAACAATTTGACCTGTTCCTGGAAACAGAATACAGGAATATACCAGTAAAAAGTAAAAGCAAGGAAATAACTACCTATGATGAAGTGACTAAGATCGTCAATAGTACCACAGGGCAGGAGGTTGCGCCCCAGCAAAAAAGAGGACTTGACGACCTGAGTGTAGCAGAACGCAATACCGATTATGTAACTACCCTCGATCAAAATTCCAATACCCCCACCGGTACAACTGGCACAGTCACCAATTACAAAGACAATAACAAACCAGCCAATGACCTCAAATCATTCATCAACATCGGTGGCCTGGGGCTCAACCTGGGTGTAAGGTTCAGGTTCAAATAA
- a CDS encoding multiheme c-type cytochrome, whose protein sequence is MNKRLLYVLCPIVLCIAIFSQCVDHEPDGRDIRGEKFAGAATCAGCHKNIYNAYLSTAHATTSRPASASSVKGSFAAPGNIFHYTGNTRVIMEERGHELFQTGYLNGALQGSYPFDIAIGSGRKAQTYLYWAGGKYFQLPVSYFVPAHSWANSPGFPATHPKFDRVIPSTCFGCHSSMVDVKEVKQQGITAVEEFEENKIVYGIDCERCHGPAADHVTFHTAHPQEKKAMHITTISSLENQPKLDMCGICHSGLKTAQKAAFEFKPGDALSDYFYPDFTRATKATEIDVHGNQYQLFTASACFRKSKGMNCSSCHNVHATERSLPVLSKQCMNCHTEAGHNFCTQQGLPVATLLQNCIDCHMPAQPSSKIALLTNGQASPTPDSIRTHLITIYPDETARVMALLKKDSTERHP, encoded by the coding sequence ATGAATAAACGACTGCTGTATGTACTTTGCCCGATAGTGCTTTGTATCGCTATCTTTTCGCAGTGCGTTGATCATGAACCGGATGGCCGTGATATAAGGGGTGAAAAATTTGCCGGCGCCGCCACCTGTGCAGGCTGCCATAAAAACATTTACAACGCTTATCTCTCCACGGCCCACGCCACTACTTCCCGCCCAGCTTCTGCCAGCTCTGTCAAAGGCAGCTTTGCTGCTCCCGGAAACATTTTCCACTATACGGGCAATACCCGGGTGATCATGGAAGAACGCGGCCATGAACTTTTCCAAACGGGCTACCTCAATGGCGCACTCCAGGGCAGTTATCCATTTGATATTGCGATCGGTTCGGGCCGCAAGGCACAGACGTATCTATACTGGGCAGGTGGTAAATATTTCCAATTGCCTGTTTCCTATTTTGTTCCGGCACATAGCTGGGCCAACAGTCCCGGTTTTCCTGCCACCCATCCCAAGTTTGACCGGGTGATCCCAAGCACCTGCTTTGGCTGTCATAGTTCTATGGTCGACGTAAAAGAAGTAAAGCAACAAGGGATAACTGCCGTAGAAGAATTTGAAGAGAACAAAATAGTATATGGCATTGACTGTGAACGTTGTCATGGCCCTGCAGCAGACCATGTAACCTTCCATACGGCACATCCGCAGGAAAAGAAGGCCATGCATATCACCACCATCAGCAGTTTGGAGAATCAACCCAAACTGGATATGTGTGGCATTTGTCATTCCGGCTTAAAGACAGCACAGAAGGCTGCTTTTGAATTTAAACCGGGAGACGCGCTATCAGATTATTTTTATCCAGACTTTACGCGGGCTACCAAGGCCACTGAAATAGATGTGCATGGCAATCAATACCAGTTATTTACTGCCAGCGCCTGTTTCAGAAAAAGCAAGGGCATGAATTGTTCATCCTGTCATAATGTGCATGCCACGGAAAGATCTTTACCTGTTCTTTCCAAACAATGCATGAATTGTCATACGGAGGCAGGTCATAATTTTTGTACGCAGCAAGGCCTGCCTGTCGCCACACTTTTGCAAAATTGTATTGATTGTCATATGCCGGCGCAGCCTTCCAGCAAGATCGCCTTACTTACCAACGGCCAGGCAAGTCCTACGCCTGATTCCATACGCACGCACCTCATCACAATCTACCCGGACGAAACGGCCAGGGTGATGGCCTTGCTGAAAAAAGACAGTACAGAGCGCCACCCTTAA
- a CDS encoding START domain-containing protein, translating to MKRLQIIGCLLVMLAQSSNAGITGEGEFKLVKQDDGVSLYERWIPGAEGGNIREVKAVFSVRSDVESVIKLLTDQAKGKQWNTNAEKYNVVQSGNHTSWVTYTRYSIPWPFGDQDCCLSYTVSKDAANPRAGTISFESTLHNQFPVTTSVTRITGTKGKWYFEDAQNGNMRVAYIISTNRSKKVPRWIADPIVRNNLFSTMTTFRNMLEKP from the coding sequence ATGAAAAGGTTGCAGATCATTGGTTGTTTGCTGGTAATGCTGGCACAGTCATCCAATGCCGGGATCACCGGCGAAGGGGAGTTCAAACTGGTGAAACAGGATGATGGGGTGTCCCTGTATGAAAGGTGGATACCCGGTGCGGAGGGTGGGAACATCCGGGAGGTGAAAGCTGTTTTTTCCGTGCGGTCCGATGTGGAATCTGTTATTAAACTGCTGACCGATCAGGCAAAAGGAAAACAGTGGAATACAAATGCCGAGAAATACAACGTAGTACAATCTGGTAACCATACCAGTTGGGTTACCTACACCCGGTACAGCATACCCTGGCCGTTCGGCGATCAGGATTGCTGCTTATCCTACACCGTGAGCAAGGATGCAGCTAATCCAAGAGCCGGCACTATTAGCTTTGAAAGTACCTTGCACAATCAGTTTCCTGTTACTACTTCCGTTACCCGGATTACCGGCACCAAAGGCAAATGGTATTTTGAAGATGCCCAGAATGGAAATATGAGAGTAGCTTATATCATTTCTACCAACCGCAGTAAAAAAGTACCCCGCTGGATAGCCGATCCCATTGTGCGGAACAACCTTTTCTCCACCATGACAACTTTCAGGAATATGCTGGAGAAGCCGTAA
- a CDS encoding DUF92 domain-containing protein, giving the protein MEYILVSGLLLVVMAMSVKTGKLSIPAALAGGLTGFLVFGGGGYTGLLMLSAFFVLGIWATSHGKAIKATILSQEPHPEKRHAGQVLANGGIAALAGLLAMIDPVHDVVYLLMMAASLASAIADTLSSELGMVYGRHHYNILTFKKDQKGLDGVVSLEGSLLGMGGAAVMAVIYSLFQGFGKDSLLIVLAGVLGNLLDSLLGASLERRHRINNDVVNLLNTLFAALIVLFLR; this is encoded by the coding sequence GTGGAATACATTCTTGTTTCGGGACTGCTGCTGGTCGTTATGGCGATGAGTGTAAAGACAGGTAAACTGTCTATCCCCGCTGCCTTGGCGGGTGGGTTAACAGGATTTCTCGTTTTTGGCGGAGGGGGCTATACGGGTCTGCTGATGCTGAGTGCTTTTTTTGTGCTGGGAATCTGGGCTACTTCGCACGGGAAAGCCATTAAAGCAACCATCCTCTCCCAAGAGCCCCATCCGGAAAAACGACACGCCGGACAGGTACTGGCCAATGGCGGTATCGCCGCCCTGGCGGGACTGCTGGCCATGATTGATCCTGTCCATGACGTGGTTTACCTGCTGATGATGGCCGCCAGTCTTGCCTCGGCCATTGCGGACACGCTTTCTTCTGAACTGGGGATGGTGTATGGCCGTCATCATTATAATATACTGACATTCAAAAAAGACCAGAAAGGATTGGATGGTGTGGTAAGCCTGGAAGGCAGCTTGCTGGGTATGGGTGGGGCAGCGGTGATGGCGGTTATCTATTCGCTGTTCCAGGGGTTTGGGAAAGACAGTCTCCTTATTGTACTTGCCGGTGTGCTGGGCAACCTGCTGGACTCTTTGCTGGGGGCTTCACTGGAACGCAGGCACCGCATTAACAATGATGTGGTGAATTTGCTCAATACGCTGTTTGCGGCTTTGATTGTATTGTTCCTACGATGA
- a CDS encoding FHA domain-containing protein, with protein sequence MKRRPGDFLGAMKNWLIPESTKDSPAAPITNNDILKELLDCFDDSCKTESVGASLVFNMHFLVILHPDVYEQRLPSFPVVVKEAVKMFYKKLEVYRKDYEDLSPVSSHWQFRFGPASDFNSERISPYDIKIIGMLTGIKTGSMSGERRHTAKVTMKSKATNVFDKMDINLEVLRHIHFAESGNFTVKFSSDLSLGGGSLLRQARNMDSGLARIEYFMGDKNKSDTYLMKDTEIVIARKEPENQGYSNYLLIESSYVSNPHARIRLNEATGKFQIASFSSNETRVNEVVIARSEAHSPRWFDLEPQSQVLLNGIITLEFKQQQQ encoded by the coding sequence ATGAAGCGAAGACCAGGAGATTTTTTGGGTGCAATGAAAAATTGGTTGATCCCGGAAAGTACGAAGGATTCACCTGCTGCACCCATTACCAACAATGATATCCTGAAAGAATTATTGGATTGCTTCGATGATTCCTGTAAAACCGAATCCGTAGGAGCGAGCCTGGTGTTCAACATGCATTTCCTTGTCATCCTGCATCCCGATGTCTATGAACAACGGTTGCCTTCTTTTCCCGTGGTCGTGAAAGAGGCCGTGAAAATGTTTTACAAGAAACTTGAAGTGTACAGGAAAGACTATGAAGACCTGTCTCCCGTTTCCTCCCATTGGCAGTTCAGGTTTGGTCCGGCATCCGATTTCAACAGCGAGCGCATCAGCCCCTACGATATAAAGATCATTGGCATGCTCACCGGCATAAAGACTGGTAGTATGAGTGGCGAAAGAAGGCATACCGCCAAAGTGACCATGAAATCCAAAGCCACCAATGTATTCGATAAGATGGACATTAACCTGGAGGTGCTCCGCCATATCCATTTTGCCGAAAGCGGCAACTTTACCGTCAAGTTTAGCAGCGATCTTTCCCTCGGTGGCGGATCATTGCTGCGGCAGGCCCGCAATATGGACAGTGGCCTGGCCAGGATCGAATATTTTATGGGCGATAAGAACAAGTCCGACACCTACCTCATGAAGGATACTGAAATTGTTATTGCCCGGAAGGAACCCGAAAACCAGGGCTATAGCAATTACCTGCTCATCGAATCCAGTTATGTATCCAATCCCCATGCCCGCATCCGGTTGAATGAAGCAACCGGAAAATTTCAGATTGCCAGTTTCAGTTCCAATGAGACCAGGGTCAATGAAGTGGTGATTGCCAGGAGTGAAGCCCATAGCCCCCGTTGGTTTGACCTTGAACCCCAAAGCCAGGTGTTACTGAACGGCATCATAACCCTTGAATTTAAACAGCAACAACAATGA